One Cucurbita pepo subsp. pepo cultivar mu-cu-16 unplaced genomic scaffold, ASM280686v2 Cp4.1_scaffold000443, whole genome shotgun sequence genomic window, GAAGTTACAGATAAACTTTGCATTTGATCGGTCTAACTGGTTGTCCGCATCTGCCATAATTTTGATAGGGTTTAGAATGTTCTTGAAAATATGATTATGTTGTAATCAACCATATTTACGAATGAAATATCCTTTGGGTTGtgctttgtttatttattaattttttttggcattgtgaagatatttattttactctcATCCTCGAATGGTTACTTAAGAAATTGGTTGCAGGGTTATGTTGTTTACAGAGTCCGTGTGAGGCGTGGTGGTAGGAAGAGGCCAGTTCCCAAGGGTATTGTGTATGGAAAACCAACCAACCAGGGTGTTACTCAATTGAAGTTCCAGCGTAGCAAGAGATCAGTTGCAGAAGAACGAGCAGGACGAAAGTTGGGTGGTCTGAGGGTTCTCAATTCATACTGGATCAACGAGGTCATTGATTATACCATAcctcctttctcttttctcgTAATGACCCAAGTTTAGGAGTACTTATAAGATGAGACCTTATTATAAGATGTTCTTGCTTTTCATTCTGTCTTTCCCCCTACCTCTATTCTGACTGTTCTTGACACTGAAACAGGATTCTACTTACAAGTACTATGAGGTGATATTGGTTGATGTTGCCCACAATGCTGTTCGCAATGACCCAAGAATCAACTGGATCTGCAATCCAGTCCACAAGCACAGGGAGCTCCGAGGGCTTACATCCGCTGGCAAGAAATACAGGGGACTCCGTGGAAAAGGACACTTGCACCACAAGGCCAGGCCTTCTCGCAGAGCAACCTGGAAGAGGAACAACACTCTTTCTCTTCGTCGTTACCGTTGATTTTGGTTATGTTTCTCTATGTTTTGGTATCCTTATTATCTGCTTCTGTTTGGagaatttagtggaagatacTACTTCGATCTAGAATTTTTCCATCTTTATATTTACATCGAGAATTGTCAGGATTTTTCTAAACTAAgttataattttgttcatcGCACTATCTGTTTTTTAGATTTCATAACCATTtaagttataatttttctaactttttcTTGCTTCTATGattaaagaatgaaaattagGATGAGATTATTTTACCTAAACGTGTAAATGCAATGCCCatgtttgtttaaaaaatttggaatttgttttctttttctgtatatatatatttttaaatgcacgtgaatttaatatctaaatttgTAGCAGCAGTTAAGTTTTGAATTCTCTATAATGTTAAACATCTCTTGataattaataactaaaaacagaacaagtcgtaaaataaaacatctatCAATTTTGCCGCCTCGAAAAATATTCCTATTTCAGATTTGGGCaaatttttatctttcatcTAGGGTAGTATGATATAGTTTCagtttcaatttatttaagatGATTGcaatttctaataaatgaTGAACTACATTCTAACACATGAAATGCcaatgaataatttatttaatgattatttCTCAAATCTAACTATGTTAGCCTAATTCATTGGCTTATATATTATCATCAAATGATGATTTTAGAATTTCTAATCCGCTTCCCCAAGGTGTTAAGAGAACAAAGCATAAAGGTAA contains:
- the LOC111785305 gene encoding 60S ribosomal protein L15-2, with amino-acid sequence MGAYKYVSELWRKKQSDVMRFLQRVRCWEYRQHPSIVRVNHPTRPDKARRLGYKAKQGYVVYRVRVRRGGRKRPVPKGIVYGKPTNQGVTQLKFQRSKRSVAEERAGRKLGGLRVLNSYWINEDSTYKYYEVILVDVAHNAVRNDPRINWICNPVHKHRELRGLTSAGKKYRGLRGKGHLHHKARPSRRATWKRNNTLSLRRYR